In a genomic window of Myotis daubentonii chromosome 18, mMyoDau2.1, whole genome shotgun sequence:
- the LOC132220920 gene encoding antigen-presenting glycoprotein CD1d-like isoform X1 has product MECWLVLLLWGLPQMWASPDALRRPGPSDRHFPAAPPSSARLHGLQISSFANSSWTRTDGSACLGALQTHSWSDGSDISFLRPWSQGKLSDHQWEQLQQVFWVYRSSFTREIRGFAKMLHVDYPFVVQVSAGCEVHPGSPLKSFFHSAFQGSDILSFQGTSWVPVPDAPHWAEVVSNKFNKDQYIRDTLQWLLSDICPQLVTGLLEAGKQDVEKQVKPEAWLSSGPPPGPGRLLLVCHVSGFYPEPVWVRWMRGEQEQPGSQQGDVLPNADETWYLRVTLDVAAGEAAGLTCRVRHSSLGGQDIVLYWAEGSHVPVGWIVAAVLASLLLVGGGVTFWLKKRRSYQDIL; this is encoded by the exons ATGGAGTGCTGGCTGGTTCTGCTGCTCTGGGGTCTCCCCCAGATGTGGGCAAGTCCTGACG CTCTGCGCCGTCCCGGCCCCTCGGATCGCCACTTTCCAGCCGCGCCTCCAAGCAGCGCCCGCCTCCATGGCCTGCAGATCTCCTCCTTTGCCAACAGCAGCTGGACGCGCACCGATGGCTCCGCCTGCCTGGGGGCGCTGCAGACCCACTCTTGGAGCGATGGCTCAGACATCAGCTTCCTGAGGCCCTGGTCCCAGGGCAAGTTAAGCGACCATCAGTGGGAGCAGCTGCAGCAAGTGTTCTGGGTGTACCGGAGCAGCTTCACCAGGGAAATCCGGGGATTCGCCAAAATGCTGCACGTGGACT ATCCCTTTGTGGTCCAGGTGTCCGCTGGGTGTGAGGTGCACCCTGGGAGCCCCCTAAAAAGCTTCTTCCACTCGGCATTTCAAGGAAGCGATATATTGAGTTTCCAGGGAACTTCTTGGGTGCCAGTCCCCGATGCCCCACATTGGGCCGAGGTGGTCAGCAACAAGTTCAACAAGGACCAATACATCAGGGACACATTACAGTGGCTCCTCAGTGACATTTGCCCCCAATTAGTCACGGGCCTCCTTGAAGCAGGAAAGCAGGATGTGGAGAAGCAAG TGAAGCCCGAGGCCTGGCTGTCCAGTGGcccccctcctggccctggccgTCTGCTGCTGGTGTGCCACGTGTCAGGATTCTACCCAGAGCCTGTGTGGGTGAGGTGGATGCGAGGTGAGCAGGAGCAGCCGGGCTCTCAGCAAGGGGACGTCCTGCCCAATGCTGACGAGACCTGGTATCTCCGAGTGACCCTGGACGTGGCGGCTGGGGAGGCAGCCGGCCTGACCTGCCGAGTGAGACACAGCAGCCTCGGAGGCCAGGACATCGTCCTCTACTGGG CAGAGGGGAGTCATGTGCCGGTGGGCTGGATCGTCGCAGCAGTACTGGCATCCCTCCTTCTGGTAGGCGGAGGCGTAACCTTCTGGCTTAAGAAGCGCAG GTCTTACCAAGACATCCTGTGA
- the LOC132220920 gene encoding antigen-presenting glycoprotein CD1d-like isoform X3, whose protein sequence is MECWLVLLLWGLPQMWASPDALRRPGPSDRHFPAAPPSSARLHGLQISSFANSSWTRTDGSACLGALQTHSWSDGSDISFLRPWSQGKLSDHQWEQLQQVFWVYRSSFTREIRGFAKMLHVDYPFVVQVSAGCEVHPGSPLKSFFHSAFQGSDILSFQGTSWVPVPDAPHWAEVVSNKFNKDQYIRDTLQWLLSDICPQLVTGLLEAGKQDVEKQVKPEAWLSSGPPPGPGRLLLVCHVSGFYPEPVWVRWMRGEQEQPGSQQGDVLPNADETWYLRVTLDVAAGEAAGLTCRVRHSSLGGQDIVLYWGGLS, encoded by the exons ATGGAGTGCTGGCTGGTTCTGCTGCTCTGGGGTCTCCCCCAGATGTGGGCAAGTCCTGACG CTCTGCGCCGTCCCGGCCCCTCGGATCGCCACTTTCCAGCCGCGCCTCCAAGCAGCGCCCGCCTCCATGGCCTGCAGATCTCCTCCTTTGCCAACAGCAGCTGGACGCGCACCGATGGCTCCGCCTGCCTGGGGGCGCTGCAGACCCACTCTTGGAGCGATGGCTCAGACATCAGCTTCCTGAGGCCCTGGTCCCAGGGCAAGTTAAGCGACCATCAGTGGGAGCAGCTGCAGCAAGTGTTCTGGGTGTACCGGAGCAGCTTCACCAGGGAAATCCGGGGATTCGCCAAAATGCTGCACGTGGACT ATCCCTTTGTGGTCCAGGTGTCCGCTGGGTGTGAGGTGCACCCTGGGAGCCCCCTAAAAAGCTTCTTCCACTCGGCATTTCAAGGAAGCGATATATTGAGTTTCCAGGGAACTTCTTGGGTGCCAGTCCCCGATGCCCCACATTGGGCCGAGGTGGTCAGCAACAAGTTCAACAAGGACCAATACATCAGGGACACATTACAGTGGCTCCTCAGTGACATTTGCCCCCAATTAGTCACGGGCCTCCTTGAAGCAGGAAAGCAGGATGTGGAGAAGCAAG TGAAGCCCGAGGCCTGGCTGTCCAGTGGcccccctcctggccctggccgTCTGCTGCTGGTGTGCCACGTGTCAGGATTCTACCCAGAGCCTGTGTGGGTGAGGTGGATGCGAGGTGAGCAGGAGCAGCCGGGCTCTCAGCAAGGGGACGTCCTGCCCAATGCTGACGAGACCTGGTATCTCCGAGTGACCCTGGACGTGGCGGCTGGGGAGGCAGCCGGCCTGACCTGCCGAGTGAGACACAGCAGCCTCGGAGGCCAGGACATCGTCCTCTACTGGG GTGGCTTGAGCTAG
- the LOC132221241 gene encoding piggyBac transposable element-derived protein 3-like isoform X3, with the protein MDSDEEHDKILDIFADNLSDIPSESDESFDSGNDTVTPSKRQTIVISSDSEPENLNNSTHDFECNLRLGCQDNDWSKEDFQPNLEKFEGNSGVTVLPSDCKNIIEVTNLIFDNDLFELFCHQSNIYYNQNLGKHKISKTKKWSPVTPTDMKKFLGLIVLMGRTRKDTWKEYWSTNPALAVPIFPQTMTRNRFEQIWTYWHFNDNANLTKSSSRLFKIQSVLDHFISKFQTIYKPMRELSLDEGMIPWRGRLLFQTYNPAKIIKYGLLVRMVCESKTGYICNMEIYTGEGKKLNDSLLSLLRPYLDLGHHIYQGFIKRSIQEAE; encoded by the exons ATGGATAGTGACGAAGAACATGATAAAATCCTGGATATATTTGCTGACAATTTATCAGATATTCCAAGTGAAAGTGATGAAAGCTTTGACAGTGGCAATGATACAGTTACTCCTTCAAAAAGGCAGACAATAGTAATTTCAAGTGATTCCGAACCTGAAAATTTGAACAATTCCACACATGATTTTGAGTGTAATTTGCGTCTTGGTTGCCAAGATAATGATTGGTCAAAAGAGGACTTTCAGCCTAATTTGGAAAAATTTGAAGGTAATTCTGGGGTTACAGTTCTACCATCTGATTGTAAGAACATCATTGAAGTCACCAACTTGATTTTTGACAACGATCTTTTTGAACTCTTTTGTCATCAATCGAACATATATTATAATCAAAATTTGGGAAAGcacaaaatttcaaaaacaaaaaagtggTCTCCTGTTACTCCAACAGATATGAAAAAATTTCTAGGACTTATAGTGCTAATGGGGCGTACTCGAAAGGATACTTGGAAAGAATATTGGTCTACAAATCCAGCTCTGGCAGTCCCAATATTTCCTCAGACGATGACTCGAAATCGTTTTGAACAAATCTGGACTTATTGGCATTTCAATGACAATGCAAACCTGACTAAATCTTCATCCAGGCTATTTAAAATTCAATCTGTACTCGACCACTTTATTAGTAAATTTCAAACAATATATAAACCTATGCGAGAGTTATCATTAGATGAAGGCATGATTCCCTGGAGGGGACGTCTTCTATTTCAAACTTACAACCCagctaaaattattaaatatggtTTACTTGTAAGAATGGTATGTGAGAGCAAGACTGGGTATATTTGCAATATGGAAATTTACACAGGTGAAGGGAAGAAATTGAATGACTCTCTTCTGTCACTGCTTCGGCCGTATCTGGATTTGGGGCATCACATATACCAAG GATTTATCAAGCGCTCAATCCAGGAAGCCGAGTAA
- the LOC132220920 gene encoding antigen-presenting glycoprotein CD1d-like isoform X2: MECWLVLLLWGLPQMWASPDALRRPGPSDRHFPAAPPSSARLHGLQISSFANSSWTRTDGSACLGALQTHSWSDGSDISFLRPWSQGKLSDHQWEQLQQVFWVYRSSFTREIRGFAKMLHVDYPFVVQVSAGCEVHPGSPLKSFFHSAFQGSDILSFQGTSWVPVPDAPHWAEVVSNKFNKDQYIRDTLQWLLSDICPQLVTGLLEAGKQDVEKQVKPEAWLSSGPPPGPGRLLLVCHVSGFYPEPVWVRWMRGEQEQPGSQQGDVLPNADETWYLRVTLDVAAGEAAGLTCRVRHSSLGGQDIVLYWEGSHVPVGWIVAAVLASLLLVGGGVTFWLKKRRSYQDIL; this comes from the exons ATGGAGTGCTGGCTGGTTCTGCTGCTCTGGGGTCTCCCCCAGATGTGGGCAAGTCCTGACG CTCTGCGCCGTCCCGGCCCCTCGGATCGCCACTTTCCAGCCGCGCCTCCAAGCAGCGCCCGCCTCCATGGCCTGCAGATCTCCTCCTTTGCCAACAGCAGCTGGACGCGCACCGATGGCTCCGCCTGCCTGGGGGCGCTGCAGACCCACTCTTGGAGCGATGGCTCAGACATCAGCTTCCTGAGGCCCTGGTCCCAGGGCAAGTTAAGCGACCATCAGTGGGAGCAGCTGCAGCAAGTGTTCTGGGTGTACCGGAGCAGCTTCACCAGGGAAATCCGGGGATTCGCCAAAATGCTGCACGTGGACT ATCCCTTTGTGGTCCAGGTGTCCGCTGGGTGTGAGGTGCACCCTGGGAGCCCCCTAAAAAGCTTCTTCCACTCGGCATTTCAAGGAAGCGATATATTGAGTTTCCAGGGAACTTCTTGGGTGCCAGTCCCCGATGCCCCACATTGGGCCGAGGTGGTCAGCAACAAGTTCAACAAGGACCAATACATCAGGGACACATTACAGTGGCTCCTCAGTGACATTTGCCCCCAATTAGTCACGGGCCTCCTTGAAGCAGGAAAGCAGGATGTGGAGAAGCAAG TGAAGCCCGAGGCCTGGCTGTCCAGTGGcccccctcctggccctggccgTCTGCTGCTGGTGTGCCACGTGTCAGGATTCTACCCAGAGCCTGTGTGGGTGAGGTGGATGCGAGGTGAGCAGGAGCAGCCGGGCTCTCAGCAAGGGGACGTCCTGCCCAATGCTGACGAGACCTGGTATCTCCGAGTGACCCTGGACGTGGCGGCTGGGGAGGCAGCCGGCCTGACCTGCCGAGTGAGACACAGCAGCCTCGGAGGCCAGGACATCGTCCTCTACTGGG AGGGGAGTCATGTGCCGGTGGGCTGGATCGTCGCAGCAGTACTGGCATCCCTCCTTCTGGTAGGCGGAGGCGTAACCTTCTGGCTTAAGAAGCGCAG GTCTTACCAAGACATCCTGTGA
- the LOC132221241 gene encoding piggyBac transposable element-derived protein 2-like isoform X2 — MDSDEEHDKILDIFADNLSDIPSESDESFDSGNDTVTPSKRQTIVISSDSEPENLNNSTHDFECNLRLGCQDNDWSKEDFQPNLEKFEGNSGVTVLPSDCKNIIEVTNLIFDNDLFELFCHQSNIYYNQNLGKHKISKTKKWSPVTPTDMKKFLGLIVLMGRTRKDTWKEYWSTNPALAVPIFPQTMTRNRFEQIWTYWHFNDNANLTKSSSRLFKIQSVLDHFISKFQTIYKPMRELSLDEGMIPWRGRLLFQTYNPAKIIKYGLLVRMVCESKTGYICNMEIYTGEGKKLNDSLLSLLRPYLDLGHHIYQGKYYGSISIAETLLLHKTRVCGTIRTRGLPKCLKDEASTLQRGKIAFRRKGDVLLLIWKGKREVRIISTIHDASSCETEKTNWHTGEEIKKPVSIVQYNNYVQGVDLAGQYLSTCSILRKPIKWTKKVVLYLINCGLFNSFRIYQALNPGSRVRYKDFLLTVATEWISSEVDKSADPEFSNPDPSRVRSTRAPQKDHPQRLSGNMKQHIPVPIPSSNKKKYPTKVCRVCKRNEINGKISSSED, encoded by the exons ATGGATAGTGACGAAGAACATGATAAAATCCTGGATATATTTGCTGACAATTTATCAGATATTCCAAGTGAAAGTGATGAAAGCTTTGACAGTGGCAATGATACAGTTACTCCTTCAAAAAGGCAGACAATAGTAATTTCAAGTGATTCCGAACCTGAAAATTTGAACAATTCCACACATGATTTTGAGTGTAATTTGCGTCTTGGTTGCCAAGATAATGATTGGTCAAAAGAGGACTTTCAGCCTAATTTGGAAAAATTTGAAGGTAATTCTGGGGTTACAGTTCTACCATCTGATTGTAAGAACATCATTGAAGTCACCAACTTGATTTTTGACAACGATCTTTTTGAACTCTTTTGTCATCAATCGAACATATATTATAATCAAAATTTGGGAAAGcacaaaatttcaaaaacaaaaaagtggTCTCCTGTTACTCCAACAGATATGAAAAAATTTCTAGGACTTATAGTGCTAATGGGGCGTACTCGAAAGGATACTTGGAAAGAATATTGGTCTACAAATCCAGCTCTGGCAGTCCCAATATTTCCTCAGACGATGACTCGAAATCGTTTTGAACAAATCTGGACTTATTGGCATTTCAATGACAATGCAAACCTGACTAAATCTTCATCCAGGCTATTTAAAATTCAATCTGTACTCGACCACTTTATTAGTAAATTTCAAACAATATATAAACCTATGCGAGAGTTATCATTAGATGAAGGCATGATTCCCTGGAGGGGACGTCTTCTATTTCAAACTTACAACCCagctaaaattattaaatatggtTTACTTGTAAGAATGGTATGTGAGAGCAAGACTGGGTATATTTGCAATATGGAAATTTACACAGGTGAAGGGAAGAAATTGAATGACTCTCTTCTGTCACTGCTTCGGCCGTATCTGGATTTGGGGCATCACATATACCAAGGTAAGTATTACGGTAGCATTTCAATTGCAGAAACTTTGTTACTACATAAAACAAGAGTTTGCGGAACAATTCGAACAAGAGGCTTGCCAAAATGTTTGAAAGATGAAGCATCTACGCTTCAAAGAGGTAAAATAGCCTTCCGAAGAAAAGGTGAcgttttattattgatttggaAGGGTAAAAGAGAAGTTCGCATTATTTCAACTATCCACGATGCTTCCTCTTGTGAAACAGAAAAGACAAATTGGCATACtggagaggaaataaagaaaccAGTTTCTATTGTGCagtataataactatgtacaaGGTGTTGATCTTGCCGGCCAATATCTTTCAACATGTAGTATCCttagaaaaccaataaaatggACGAAGAAAGTAGTGCTTTACCTGATTAATTGTGGACTGTTCAATTCATTCAGGATTTATCAAGCGCTCAATCCAGGAAGCCGAGTAAGATACAAAGACTTTCTTTTAACTGTAGCAACAGAGTGGATCTCATCCGAAGTAGATAAATCAGCAGATCCAGAATTTAGCAATCCTGATCCATCACGTGTTAGAAGTACAAGAGCTCCTCAGAAAGATCATCCACAAAGATTATCGGGCAACATGAAGCAGCACATCCCTGTGCCAATTCCAtcttcaaataaaaagaaatatcctACAAAAGTGTGCAGAGTATGCAAAAGGAACG aaatcaatggaaaaatatcctcaagtgaggattaa
- the LOC132221241 gene encoding piggyBac transposable element-derived protein 4-like isoform X1, whose amino-acid sequence MDSDEEHDKILDIFADNLSDIPSESDESFDSGNDTVTPSKRQTIVISSDSEPENLNNSTHDFECNLRLGCQDNDWSKEDFQPNLEKFEGNSGVTVLPSDCKNIIEVTNLIFDNDLFELFCHQSNIYYNQNLGKHKISKTKKWSPVTPTDMKKFLGLIVLMGRTRKDTWKEYWSTNPALAVPIFPQTMTRNRFEQIWTYWHFNDNANLTKSSSRLFKIQSVLDHFISKFQTIYKPMRELSLDEGMIPWRGRLLFQTYNPAKIIKYGLLVRMVCESKTGYICNMEIYTGEGKKLNDSLLSLLRPYLDLGHHIYQGKYYGSISIAETLLLHKTRVCGTIRTRGLPKCLKDEASTLQRGKIAFRRKGDVLLLIWKGKREVRIISTIHDASSCETEKTNWHTGEEIKKPVSIVQYNNYVQGVDLAGQYLSTCSILRKPIKWTKKVVLYLINCGLFNSFRIYQALNPGSRVRYKDFLLTVATEWISSEVDKSADPEFSNPDPSRVRSTRAPQKDHPQRLSGNMKQHIPVPIPSSNKKKYPTKVCRVCKRNGKRRETRYICQLCLVPLHITQCFTKYHTLRRY is encoded by the coding sequence ATGGATAGTGACGAAGAACATGATAAAATCCTGGATATATTTGCTGACAATTTATCAGATATTCCAAGTGAAAGTGATGAAAGCTTTGACAGTGGCAATGATACAGTTACTCCTTCAAAAAGGCAGACAATAGTAATTTCAAGTGATTCCGAACCTGAAAATTTGAACAATTCCACACATGATTTTGAGTGTAATTTGCGTCTTGGTTGCCAAGATAATGATTGGTCAAAAGAGGACTTTCAGCCTAATTTGGAAAAATTTGAAGGTAATTCTGGGGTTACAGTTCTACCATCTGATTGTAAGAACATCATTGAAGTCACCAACTTGATTTTTGACAACGATCTTTTTGAACTCTTTTGTCATCAATCGAACATATATTATAATCAAAATTTGGGAAAGcacaaaatttcaaaaacaaaaaagtggTCTCCTGTTACTCCAACAGATATGAAAAAATTTCTAGGACTTATAGTGCTAATGGGGCGTACTCGAAAGGATACTTGGAAAGAATATTGGTCTACAAATCCAGCTCTGGCAGTCCCAATATTTCCTCAGACGATGACTCGAAATCGTTTTGAACAAATCTGGACTTATTGGCATTTCAATGACAATGCAAACCTGACTAAATCTTCATCCAGGCTATTTAAAATTCAATCTGTACTCGACCACTTTATTAGTAAATTTCAAACAATATATAAACCTATGCGAGAGTTATCATTAGATGAAGGCATGATTCCCTGGAGGGGACGTCTTCTATTTCAAACTTACAACCCagctaaaattattaaatatggtTTACTTGTAAGAATGGTATGTGAGAGCAAGACTGGGTATATTTGCAATATGGAAATTTACACAGGTGAAGGGAAGAAATTGAATGACTCTCTTCTGTCACTGCTTCGGCCGTATCTGGATTTGGGGCATCACATATACCAAGGTAAGTATTACGGTAGCATTTCAATTGCAGAAACTTTGTTACTACATAAAACAAGAGTTTGCGGAACAATTCGAACAAGAGGCTTGCCAAAATGTTTGAAAGATGAAGCATCTACGCTTCAAAGAGGTAAAATAGCCTTCCGAAGAAAAGGTGAcgttttattattgatttggaAGGGTAAAAGAGAAGTTCGCATTATTTCAACTATCCACGATGCTTCCTCTTGTGAAACAGAAAAGACAAATTGGCATACtggagaggaaataaagaaaccAGTTTCTATTGTGCagtataataactatgtacaaGGTGTTGATCTTGCCGGCCAATATCTTTCAACATGTAGTATCCttagaaaaccaataaaatggACGAAGAAAGTAGTGCTTTACCTGATTAATTGTGGACTGTTCAATTCATTCAGGATTTATCAAGCGCTCAATCCAGGAAGCCGAGTAAGATACAAAGACTTTCTTTTAACTGTAGCAACAGAGTGGATCTCATCCGAAGTAGATAAATCAGCAGATCCAGAATTTAGCAATCCTGATCCATCACGTGTTAGAAGTACAAGAGCTCCTCAGAAAGATCATCCACAAAGATTATCGGGCAACATGAAGCAGCACATCCCTGTGCCAATTCCAtcttcaaataaaaagaaatatcctACAAAAGTGTGCAGAGTATGCAAAAGGAACGGTAAGAGAAGAGAAACGCGTTACATTTGCCAGCTTTGTTTAGTTCcccttcatattacacagtgttttactaAGTATCACACTTTAAGAAGATATTAG